The Panthera uncia isolate 11264 chromosome C1 unlocalized genomic scaffold, Puncia_PCG_1.0 HiC_scaffold_3, whole genome shotgun sequence genome includes a region encoding these proteins:
- the TEX44 gene encoding testis-expressed protein 44 — MTTAPSGEARAPSIPTHGDSRPTDTSTVGSQSQDPLLADVPTANGATVSPEQQDVDQASTEQVPSKSSSESGNKDKHEAAVGDSQEPKEATALLDHQASNAPQMPTSSQDPAWEGLVQNASMSLSPQTSQRDPLGEEETPQMSGTPDSDQELAPTMAAAKAQFPGKDTQPAVSSADSGGQEDTETTGTTTTAEGGTLEGEPEGLETLNSDTEASTTAESQGGTEGDLVGGSEYLQAEQLPPTRGGSAPPSPGPREVAPGRGPLDVSLYMANEDNSYMRSMTSLLGGGEGSISSLADILVWSETTMGMATAFLASGHSSATDVLQSTGPSLRSVSSILGSTFSSGLMTGTGSALRSVTHILETVEQRTIEGIRSAMRYLTSHLSPRRAPARPDPD, encoded by the coding sequence ATGACCACCGCACCCTCGGGGGAGGCCAGAGCTCCCAGCATCCCCACACATGGTGACAGCAGGCCCACGGACACTTCAACAGTGGGGTCCCAAAGTCAGGACCCCCTCCTTGCAGATGTCCCAACAGCTAACGGTGCCACCGTATCACCTGAACAGCAGGATGTAGATCAGGCCTCCACTGAGCAGGTCCCCTCCAAGTCCTCATCAGAATCTGGGAACAAGGACAAGCATGAAGCTGCTGTAGGGGACAGCCAGGAGCCTAAGGAGGCCACGGCCCTGCTTGACCACCAGGCCTCAAACGCTCCACAAATGCCCACGAGCTCCCAGGACCCAGCGTGGGAGGGACTGGTGCAAAATGCAAGCATGTCTCTGAGTCCTCAGACCTCCCAACGAGACCCCCTGGGGGAAGAAGAGACCCCACAAATGTCGGGTACCCCGGACAGTGACCAAGAATTAGCTCCAACTATGGCAGCTGCTAAGGCACAGTTCCCCGGAAAGGACACTCAGCCCGCTGTGAGCTCTGCAGACTCGGGTGGTCAGGAGGACACTGAGACCACGGGCACCACCACCACCGCTGAAGGAGGGACTCTTGAGGGGGAACCTGAGGGTCTGGAGACCTTGAACTCTGACACCGAAGCTTCGACTACCGCTGAGTCCCAGGGAGGGACTGAGGGGGATTTGGTGGGCGGCTCAGAATATCTGCAGGCTGAGCAGCTCCCGCCCACACGAGGAGGCAGTGCCCCCCCCTCGCCTGGCCCCCGCGAGGtggccccggggagggggcccCTGGACGTCAGCCTTTATATGGCCAACGAGGACAACAGCTATATGCGCTCCATGACCAGCCTGCTGGGCGGAGGTGAGGGGTCCATCAGCTCCCTGGCGGATATCCTAGTGTGGTCTGAGACCACCATGGGCATGGCCACGGCCTTCCTGGCTTCTGGCCACAGCTCCGCGACAGACGTGCTGCAGAGCACCGGGCCCAGCCTGCGCTCCGTCTCCAGCATCCTGGGGAGCACCTTCTCCTCTGGGCTGATGACAGGGACTGGCTCGGCCCTGCGCTCTGTCACCCACATCCTGGAGACGGTGGAGCAGAGGACTATAGAGGGCATCCGCTCGGCCATGCGCTACCTGACCAGCCACCTCAGTCCACGCCGGGCCCCTGCCAGACCAGACCCTGACTAG